Part of the Cryptosporangium arvum DSM 44712 genome, TGGTGCTTGGCGGTCGCGATGGCCGCGGCGAGCTGGGCCGCGGTCAGGCTGACGACCTGGTCGGGGTCCTGCTGCCACTGCGCGCGGCTGGTGTCGATGAGCGCGCCGCCGATGCCGGCGTCGAGCCCGCCGGCGTTCATGCTCAGCTGGTGCTCGGAGATCTCCTCGCGGATCGCGTAGAGAATCTCCTGGTTCGGCGTGTTCACGGCCCCTCCTTCGCCCGGTACTGACGGCTGGGGCATTCCCCGCCGGACCCCGCTCGACACCGAACCCCCTCGACAGTGAAACTACGAAATCGTATAGTCCGATCTCGTGACTTGGTCGCCGCTCCTCGCGCTGCAGCGCGCCACCCACGCCACCCTCCAGGTCCTCGCGGCCGAACTCGTCGATCTGGACCTGACCGCCTCCGAGATCAACGCACTCGCGAACCTCGCCGACGGGCGCCCGCGCACGGTCTCGGAGCTCGGCGCCGACGTCGGCTCCCGCCCCACCACCCTGACCAGCGTCCTCGACCGTCTGGAACGGCGCGGCCACATCACCCGCGGGGTCCGCCCCGGTGACCGCCGCGTCGTGCTGATCGAACTCACCCCTTCCGGGCGGGCCACGGCCGCTGTCGTCACCGACGCGATCCGCGACCTCGAACAACGCGCGCTCGGTGCGCTGCCACCCGACGAACTCGCCGGCCTGCGGGCCGGACTCGACGCACTCACGGAGGTTTCCCGATGAGTTTCGACGCCCTGCTGGACGACGTGATGACCGACGCCGAGCGCTTCGGCCATCGCGAACACCTGCACCTGACCTGGCTGGCCGTCCGCAGGTACGGCGTGCCCGGGGCCACCGAGCTGATCAGCGACGGGATCCGGCGCGTCGGCGGGGCGAGGTACCACGCGACCGTCACCCGGGCCTGGGTGGAGCTGGTCGGCTCCGACTTCGACACGTTCCTGCGCGGCCACCCCGCGCTGCTCGACCAGGATCTGCTGCTCCGCTACTACTCGCCGGAAGCGCTGGCCACGGGCCGCGACCGCTGGGTCGCGCCGGACAAGGCGCCGCTGCCGTGAAGGCCGTCCTGTTCTCACGGTTCGGTGGCCCGCTCTCCGTCGCCGACGTGCCCGACCCGTCGCCCGCGCCGCACGGCGTCGTCGTCGCGGTCGACGCGACCGGGGTGTGCCGCAGCGACTGGCACGGCTGGCAGGGGCACGACGACGACATCACGCTCCCGCACGTACCGGGGCACGAACTGGCCGGCACGGTGGTCGCGGTCGGCGCTTCGGTGCGGCGCTGGCGAGTCGGCGACGTGGTCACGACGCCGTTCGTCACCGCGTGCGGCTCCTGCGAGGAGTGCGCCACCGGCAACCAGCAGGTGTGCCGCGAGCAGACCCAGCCGGGCTTCACCGGGTGGGGCTCGTTCGCGGAGTTCGTCGCGCTGGACCACGCCGACGTCAACCTGGTGCGTGTCACCGGTTCCCCGGTGCACGCGGCCGCACTCGGCTGCCGGGTCGCGACCGCGTTCCGCGCGGTCACCGACGTCGCGCGGGTGCGCGCCGGCGAGTTCGTCGCCGTGCACGGCTGCGGTGGCGTCGGCCTGTCGGCCGTCGCGATCGCGGTGGCCGCGGGTGCCCGGGTGGTCGCCACTGATCCCTCCGCGGACGCCCGGCAGCTCGCGTCGTCGTTCGGCGCCGCGCACGTGCTGGATCCCTCGTCGGCCGACGAGATCCTCGAGCTGACCGGCGGCGGCGCCCACGTGTCGCTGGACGCGGTGGGCCACCCGGCGGCGTGCGAGGCCTCGATCCGGTGCCTTCGCCGGCGCGGACGGCACGTGCAGGTGGGTTTGTTGCCGCCGGTCGCCGGGCGCGCGGTCGTGCCGATGGAGCGGGTGATCGCGTACGAGCTCCAGGTGCTGGGCAGCCACGGCATGGCCGCCCACGACTACCCACGGCTGTTCCGGCTGGGGCTCCCGCTCGACCGCCTGGTGACGAGGGAGCTCCCGCTGACCGCCGGGCCGTCCGCCCTGGCCGAGGTGGCCGCCGCCGCCACGCCCGGCATCACGGTGCTCCGACCGTGACTCAGTTGCGCCTGCCCAGACCGGGCAGGCCGCCGCGGTAGGCCCGTACGGAGACCTCGCTCTCCAGATCAGGGTCGTAGTTCGGCGTCAGGTCGGCCAGCTCCCGCGGACGGCTCCCGCGAGCGACGCGGTCGGTGGGAGGTGTGGAGAGACGCCGGGGTGTCCGGCCCACGCGCTGCCGCGTCCGACCGAAGGCACGCGCGCAGTCGCGGCACACCGTCACATCGTCGGGCGGTAACGCGCCGCCGGTCGCCGACGTCGGAATGGTGAAGCCACACATGGTCTGCGTGGGAATCTCGATACTCACTCGGTGCGCCGTGCTCGCCCCGCGTGAGGTCCCACTGCGCCAGGAGGGATTCCAGACCGCCCAATCGGGCGTCCAGGGCACCGGACAACTCCCGTTCGCTGCGACCGCAGGCTCGTCGATGAGGTCGCGACCGTCGTGGATGGCGCTTCGCCTCGCCCGGCCCAACGCGGCCGCACAGTTGCCGCAGCTGGACATTCCGAACGGATGGTGATCGTCCAGGGCAGCGGCGCTCGGAACCTCCAGCCCGCACAGGGTCCGCACGGACTTCTTCCTACTCATTCGGTGGGCCGTACCTGCGCCGCTCAGGCCACGGGTCCGCTTCGACGCTCCCCAGCTCACCCAGGCCGGATCCCAACGCTCCGCACCCGGGCTGGACCGGTGCTCGACGTCCGATCGGGAGGGGGATGCGATCTCCGGCGTCATCGGCGGCCGAGGGTCCGAGTTGAGGCCCCTCGTGGTCGCGCTGGGTCATCCCTCGCGCAGGTGGTCGACCACCAGTTCCGGGGTGGTGGGGTCGTCGGAGGGCCAGCCGGGGAAGTCGAAGACCGCGATCATGTGCTGCATCGGGTAGTCGGGCGGGTCCGGGCACTCCCGGACGGGCTCGCCGTCGACGAGGAACGTCGCTCGGGTGGGGGTCCAGTCGACGGCGTAGGTGTGGAACTCGGAGACGTCGATCGGGAGGCGGGGGGCGGCGAAGTCCTCGCGGGTGTGCGGGTCGCGGAACGCGTGCAGCCCCATGCCGACCTCGGCCGAGACGCCGGGCTCGACCGCCTTGCCGAACACCTCGGCGACGCAGATCTCGGCGCAGTGCGCGGGGTCGTCCTCGAAACCCACCATCCACCACGCCGCCATCGAGCGGGGGGTGAGCACCATCCGGGCCCGCATCTCCAGGTAGCCGTGGTGCGGCAAACTTCCCCGGAACAGCGGCTGCGCCTCGCGGACGCGGAGCCCGGGGCGGTAGGGCTGCTGGCCGACGGTGCTCCCGGCCGGTCCGGAGAAGTTGCCCGACTGCACC contains:
- a CDS encoding MarR family winged helix-turn-helix transcriptional regulator — encoded protein: MTWSPLLALQRATHATLQVLAAELVDLDLTASEINALANLADGRPRTVSELGADVGSRPTTLTSVLDRLERRGHITRGVRPGDRRVVLIELTPSGRATAAVVTDAIRDLEQRALGALPPDELAGLRAGLDALTEVSR
- a CDS encoding zinc-binding dehydrogenase; the encoded protein is MKAVLFSRFGGPLSVADVPDPSPAPHGVVVAVDATGVCRSDWHGWQGHDDDITLPHVPGHELAGTVVAVGASVRRWRVGDVVTTPFVTACGSCEECATGNQQVCREQTQPGFTGWGSFAEFVALDHADVNLVRVTGSPVHAAALGCRVATAFRAVTDVARVRAGEFVAVHGCGGVGLSAVAIAVAAGARVVATDPSADARQLASSFGAAHVLDPSSADEILELTGGGAHVSLDAVGHPAACEASIRCLRRRGRHVQVGLLPPVAGRAVVPMERVIAYELQVLGSHGMAAHDYPRLFRLGLPLDRLVTRELPLTAGPSALAEVAAAATPGITVLRP
- a CDS encoding glycoside hydrolase family 16 protein, translated to MSDEFDGTTLDTGTWLPHYLPAWSSRAATRATYEVRDSCLRLSVPPEQAVWCDGDHEPPLRVSAVQSGNFSGPAGSTVGQQPYRPGLRVREAQPLFRGSLPHHGYLEMRARMVLTPRSMAAWWMVGFEDDPAHCAEICVAEVFGKAVEPGVSAEVGMGLHAFRDPHTREDFAAPRLPIDVSEFHTYAVDWTPTRATFLVDGEPVRECPDPPDYPMQHMIAVFDFPGWPSDDPTTPELVVDHLREG